From a single Stomoxys calcitrans chromosome 4, idStoCalc2.1, whole genome shotgun sequence genomic region:
- the LOC131997049 gene encoding uncharacterized protein LOC131997049 — MSNDSLDDSTTGGENRKIYIEKIDLIQQTESLVQAKMEDLEDRWKKLNSSYESIMLSSDPSVTKEVRDKAKINFNVCSEAYYGSRSRLFDISKITSSSDPRVEAFRIGITPNDFPIPRGGLEPHSNDSPNVYIKVPPCDTEVFKGGYEEWPSFRDMFTAVYVNHPKLTPAQKLYHLRNKTQGSAGAIVKRYTLCDENFELAWRALKARFENKRVLVDNQLKILFNIPVAAVETSDSVQKIQSTVNDCLATLRTLDVKVEYWDPILIYLISTKLPDKTLSLWEQSLSSHSELPMWSQLDEFLIDRYEIVERLSSIRSTKDGYNQPSPPVNRTQAYHSQEKLDLSCPLCEENHSLRICSKFRGFTEQERIDFVFRNKFCNNCLSTFHRKQKCKSKNKCSVCQKSHHTLLHLKQRSQVESESNRVKDGPVTTEPRRYPNSMAEDTSNPSSSGLLRSAQVQANFASSNGTILLRTAMVQVDHGGQLFTLRALIDPGSQRTFLSEKARNLLQIPYRRALFDIFGIGEQKLSSNKECELVLYSSRYNLRIAINAIVLPKVTQKLPSVSFSITNPEELSELDLADPFFNKSSQIDLILGNDSEKYLNIDGIKKNICGDASAYNTIFGWVLSGPMRTEQIQAFTTNVLPSENTALNETLQKFWELEDIPASPPISEEDQFCEEFYVKTTVRGPDGRYIVRLPFKKEFSNSIHLGSSRFLALGQLTRMENTLSKNPELQFQYNSVLEEYLSMGHMEETSSEEVFSDGKFYSFYLPHHAVVRPEHKSTKETIDLQTQLITTLKSAGFPLKKMTANNSRLLNHLPPEDMYDLNFLRLDETSSTKTLGVMWNALTDSFSYALNPINTTTTLTKRKVLSAVSQLFDPAGWITPVIIRAKILMQQLWLEGLDWDSPISEESHLTWEGLMKDFSHIIDLRIPRWIRYMPSDRVQIHGFADASKAAYCACVYIVVDSGFESCSNLLIAKSRVAPLKTVCLPRLELIGAELLAKLVNYILSVFDFEIAHTFLWTDSSIVLGWLSKPPWSWETFVANRTSRIHSLVPNAQWRHVPTADNPADLGTRGCSPRDLTNSKLWWNGPSWMTATSSSWPEMVPITLPGPPEGLAQTFHIVSEDSEILKRFSSYDRALRVISYIYRFYHRTHPTTRSTANFSSLFEHN, encoded by the exons ATGTCTAACGATTCTTTGGACGATAGTACCACGGGTGGCGAGAATAGAAAGAT TTATATAGAGAAGATAGATTTGATCCAGCAGACCGAGTCATTGGTACAGGCAAAAATGGAGGATCTTGAAGATAGATGGAAGAAGTTGAATTCTTCCTATGAGTCCATAATGCTGTCATCTGATCCGTCTGTTACCAAGGAAGTGAGAGATAAAGCTAAGATCAATTTTAATGTATGCTCTGAAGCATACTATGGGTCTAGATCTCGGCTTTTCGATATTTCGAAGATAACATCTTCTTCCGATCCTCGAGTAGAGGCTTTCAGAATAGGCATAACTCCGAATGATTTCCCGATCCCTCGCGGTGGTTTAGAGCCACACTCGAATGATTCACCCAATGTTTACATAAAGGTTCCTCCGTGCGATACGGAGGTTTTCAAAGGGGGATACGAGGAATGGCCATCTTTCCGTGATATGTTCACGGCGGTCTATGTGAACCACCCAAAACTTACTCCGGCACAGAAGTTGTATCACCTGAGGAATAAGACTCAGGGCTCTGCTGGTGCCATAGTCAAACGATACACTTTGTGTGATGAGAATTTTGAATTGGCATGGAGGGCTCTTAAAGCTCGCTTTGAGAATAAGCGAGTGTTGGTTGACAACCAACTTAAGATTTTGTTCAATATCCCAGTGGCAGCGGTAGAGACTAGTGATTCGGTCCAGAAAATACAGTCGACGGTGAATGACTGTCTTGCCACTCTTAGGACACTCGATGTTAAAGTAGAGTATTGGGATcctattttgatttatttgatTTCGACGAAACTTCCGGATAAGACATTATCCTTATGGGAACAGTCCCTAAGCTCTCACAGTGAATTGCCGATGTGGTCCCAATTGGACGAATTCCTCATCGATAGGTATGAAATTGTTGAACGTTTATCCAGTATCCGTTCAACAAAAGATGGCTATAATCAGCCTTCTCCTCCGGTTAATCGTACTCAGGCTTACCATTCTCAGGAAAAACTGGATCTTTCGTGTCCTTTATGTGAGGAGAATCACTCTTTACGCATTTGCTCGAAATTCCGAGGTTTTACAGAACAAGAAAGGATAGACTTCGTGTTTAGAAACAAATTCTGCAATAACTGTCTGTCTACCTTTCATAGGAAACAGAAATGTAAGAGCAAGAACAAATGCTCGGTGTGTCAGAAATCACATCATACCTTGCTCCATTTGAAGCAGAGGTCACAAGTCGAGTCTGAGAGTAATAGGGTTAAAGATGGTCCTGTGACGACGGAACCTCGTCGTTATCCGAATAGTATGGCGGAGGACACATCCAATCCATCATCATCAGGTCTTTTACGCAGTGCTCAGGTACAGGCAAATTTTGCTTCAAGCAATGGAACTATTTTGCTTCGCACCGCTATGGTGCAAGTTGATCATGGAGGACAGCTTTTCACTCTTCGAGCATTGATAGACCCTGGTTCCCAACGCACATTTTTGTCAGAAAAGGCCAGAAATCTGCTTCAAATCCCTTATCGTAGAGCCCTATTTGATATCTTCGGTATAGGGGAACAGAAACTTTCTTCTAATAAGGAATGTGAACTGGTACTTTATTCCTCAAGATACAATCTTCGAATAGCCATTAATGCCATCGTGCTCCCTAAGGTAACCCAGAAATTGCCTTCCGTCTCATTTTCGATCACAAATCCGGAGGAATTAAGTGAACTTGATTTAGCAGATCCTTTTTTCAACAAGTCGTCACAGATAGATCTGATTTTGGGCAATGACTCTGAGAAATATCTCAACATCGATGGAATTAAGAAGAATATATGTGGGGACGCATCTGCCTATAATACTATTTTTGGTTGGGTCCTCAGCGGCCCCATGAGGACGGAACAAATTCAGGCGTTCACGACCAATGTTTTACCCTCTGAGAACACCGCTCTCAATGAAACTCTGCAGAAATTTTGGGAATTGGAAGATATTCCCGCTTCACCCCCAATTTCAGAGGAAGATCAATTCTGCGAGGAATTTTACGTTAAAACCACAGTACGTGGACCCGACGGTCGGTACATTGTACGACTGCCATTTAAAAAAGAGTTTTCAAATTCCATTCATCTCGGATCATCGCGATTCCTCGCCCTCGGGCAGTTAACAAGAATGGAGAATACTCTGTCGAAAAATCCGGAACTACAGTTTCAATACAATTCGGTTTTGGAggaatatttatcaatgggtcataTGGAAGAAACATCTTCCGAAGAGGTTTTCTCTGACGGAAAGTTTTATTCTTTCTACCTCCCCCATCACGCTGTGGTGCGACCTGAACATAAAAGTACGAAA GAGACAATCGATCTCCAAACCCAGTTGATAACTACTCTCAAATCTGCGGGTTTCCCGTTAAAGAAGATGACCGCCAATAATTCTCGACTTTTGAATCATTTGCCTCCCGAAGACATGTATGACCTGAATTTTTTGAGACTGGATGAGACAAGCTCCACAAAGACTCTTGGAGTAATGTGGAACGCTTTGACCGACAGTTTTTCTTACGCGCTGAATCCTATAAACACAACTACAACCCTGACTAAACGAAAGGTGCTGTCGGCCGTCAGTCAGTTATTTGATCCAGCAGGCTGGATAACTCCAGTCATCATACGAGCCAAGATACTAATGCAGCAGTTATGGCTTGAAGGGTTGGATTGGGATTCACCCATAAGCGAGGAGTCACACTTAACCTGGGAGGGTCTCATGAAAGATTTCTCCCATATTATTGACCTAAGAATACCGCGCTGGATTCGATATATGCCATCTGATCGCGTTCAGATCCATGGCTTTGCTGATGCTTCTAAAGCAGCATATTGCGCTTGCGTGTACATAGTGGTTGATTCGGGATTTGAGTCTTGCTCCAACCTACTGATTGCAAAAAGTAGGGTAGCTCCATTGAAGACGGTGTGTTTACCACGTTTGGAGCTTATTGGAGCCGAGCTACTAGCCAAGCTGGTGAATTATATTCTATctgtttttgattttgaaatcgCTCACACCTTCTTGTGGACGGATTCGTCGATCGTACTTGGGTGGTTATCAAAACCTCCATGGTCTTGGGAGACATTTGTCGCGAATCGGACTTCAAGGATTCATTCCCTTGTTCCCAATGCCCAATGGCGTCATGTTCCTACTGCCGACAATCCAGCGGATCTTGGTACCCGTGGGTGTAGTCCTCGAGATCTTACGAACTCCAAGCTATGGTGGAACGGACCATCGTGGATGACTGCCACTTCGTCCTCTTGGCCAGAAATGGTTCCCATAACACTCCCGGGACCACCGGAGGGACTTGCACAAACCTTTCACATTGTATCAGAagattctgaaattttgaaaagattttcttCATACGATAGAGCCTTAAGAGTTATTTCATATATTTATCGATTTTATCACCGGACACATCCGACAACTAGATCGACTGCGAATTTCTCCAGT CTCTTTGAGCACAATTAA
- the LOC131997150 gene encoding uncharacterized protein LOC131997150, whose protein sequence is MICFHPVSGSSEESRIPRPDQMVKSSSKNQSPNSEIYRCMLCKRFHSISVCPKFFKMQPVERCRTVRQFKYCVNCLAKSHTAAQCKSKNKCRKCRNCHHTMLHPNKPMIYTGTSVTNTKRQQKNHPKQRKSQHTQQQQPRHHKQQKSKRIGQKAKRNTSIQPFINQTIISDAIRSLATVLCATHQNDHF, encoded by the exons ATGATTTGCTTCCACCCAGTGAGTGGAAGCTCGGAAGAATCGAGGATTCCCAGGCCGGATCAGATGGTAAA ATCATCTAGTAAAAATCAATCCCCAAACTCCGAGATATATCGTTGTATGTTGTGTAAGAGATTCCACAGCATAAGTGtatgtccaaaattttttaagatgcAACCTGTTGAGAGATGCCGGACAGTGCGTCAATTCAAATACTGTGTGAACTGTCTAGCGAAAAGCCACACAGCCGCCCAAtgtaaatcaaaaaataaatgtcgCAAATGTCGTAATTGCCATCACACCATGTTGCACCCAAACAAACCGATGATTTACACTGGAACCTCAGTTACGAACACCAAAAGACAACAAAAGAACCATCCAAAGCAAAGAAAAAGTCAGCATACTCAACAACAGCAACCAAGGCATCATAAGCAACAGAAGAGCAAGCGAATTGGTCAAAAGGCTAAAAGGAACACATCCATTCAACCATTTATAAACCAAACCATAATTTCAGACGCCATTCGATCATTAGCAACTGTACTTTGTGCCACCCACCAGAACGATCATTTCTAA
- the LOC106083855 gene encoding achaete-scute complex protein T5 translates to MALGTENMVYQPMTSTKFPYQKPAAQILHTPPREVLRTRNVNQRSIAPAPYNKPVQRCIDGTTLDSNHPSVIRRNARERNRVKQVNDGFLHLRQHIPTAIVAEISNGRRGIGPGADKKLSKVDTLRMAAEYIRRLKKLIDEVDNSDAFSISSYGAASPSYTSSSSGSPPPPAVATGFSHLQPNQTAPNMFYHHQQTQFYNQPHHAQHPSLSYVGSFQQENLISPANSTASSCSSATASTYATELYAHQQSPEHYQSSGFEFANNNTPATTPIKFEPVSFEDHYNHNSNSSSSAEDEELLDYISLWQDE, encoded by the coding sequence ATGGCTTTGGGTACGGAGAATATGGTCTACCAGCCAATGACAAGTACAAAATTCCCATATCAAAAACCTGCTGCACAAATATTACACACGCCACCACGTGAGGTGTTGAGAACGCGCAATGTCAACCAAAGATCTATTGCACCTGCCCCCTACAATAAGCCCGTACAGCGTTGCATAGATGGCACAACATTGGATTCTAATCATCCCTCGGTGATACGTCGCAATGCCCGCGAACGTAATCGTGTGAAACAAGTCAACGATGGCTTTTTGCATTTGCGCCAACACATTCCCACAGCCATTGTGGCGGAGATCAGCAATGGTCGTCGTGGCATTGGTCCCGGCGCCGACAAGAAGCTTAGCAAAGTTGACACTTTGCGCATGGCTGCGGAATATATAAGGCGCTTGAAAAAACTAATTGATGAAGTGGACAATAGTGATGCCTTCAGTATCTCGTCCTATGGAGCTGCATCACCATCATATACCTCCTCAAGCAGTGGTTCTCCTCCACCTCCTGCAGTGGCAACAGGCTTTTCGCATCTTCAACCAAATCAAACGGCCCCTAACATGTTCTATCATCATCAGCAAACCCAATTCTACAATCAGCCTCATCATGCTCAGCATCCTTCATTAAGCTATGTTGGAAGTTTTCAacaggaaaatttaatttcgccCGCCAATTCCACAGCGTCATCCTGCTCCTCTGCGACGGCTTCAACATACGCGACTGAATTATACGCTCATCAGCAATCGCCCGAACACTATCAATCATCTGGCTTTGAGTTTGCCAACAACAATACCCCAGCCACAACTCCAATTAAATTCGAGCCAGTATCATTCGAGGACCATTATAATCACAACAGCAATAGCTCCTCATCGGCAGAGGATGAAGAGCTTTTGGACTACATCTCCCTGTGGCAAGATGAGTAA